A stretch of DNA from Mycolicibacterium celeriflavum:
AGCGAACATCGCACAGGCGGCCAACGGGTAAGACTCATATGGGTACTCGCACCGACAACCGTTTGCAGGACTCACCGCTGGTTCCTGTCGATTGCCGCAACTGCGGTGCTCGCGTACTGGTTCGCAAGAGCAGCTGGGAGCAGACCAGCGTCCAGTGGGACGCCGACGCGATGGCCAGCTGCCCGGAACTGCGCGAGGCCGAGGCGCTCAAGCATCACGGGTGTGGCCTGGTCCTGGCCTGCGCGGCGCTTCGCGAGTCGATCGAGAACGCAGCGCGCCGCGGTTCAGTCCCGATACTCGACGAAATCGTCGACTAGCGTGTGCTGCCGGCGTGCTGCGAAACCAGCGGTCGGACAGCTTCCGCGAAGGCGAGGACCTGCGCCCCGATGTCGCGGACCGCGCCCGCGCCGAGCCGTCGATATGGCTGAGCCGATACCGACATGACGACGGCGTCGGTGGTGTCGAAGATGGGTGCTGAGATCGTCGCCAGCGGGTATTGAGCTGCGTCGTCTAGTTCGTCGGGCAGCAAGTCCACGACCGTCAGATCGGCGACCGCGCCCGCCAGCCGCGTCGAGACGGCGTCCGGTGCGCTACCCGTGTCCAGCGCCTGCATCGCGGTGTACACCCGTAACAGGGGATCGCTCAGTCGTTCGATGCCGTAGCCACGTCGACGGATCTCTTTGAGCACCTTCGAAATTCGAGCACGGAACACATCGTTGACGGGGCCCGCGCGGTCCACCCATGCTTTCCGTTCGTCGGCGGCCGCCCACGCCACGAATTCTCGGCCGAAGGGAGCGACGAACGGCAGACGCAGGCCGGAAGCCACGGACGGGCGCGCACCACCGGGCGCGACCGAATCAACGACGAGAATCGATTCGGCATTGACCTCGGATATGCACACCGGCATGTCGATCGACACACAGAGGCGGTGTAGCGGTTCGCGCAGCGTCTGCGGCAGTGATGCGGGCAGGCGCGACAGCGCCGCGAGGGCCGGTCCCACCGAGTACCTCCCGCTCAGCGGGTCACGCAATGCCCATCTCCTGGCGCACATCGTGAGCAAGATCGCGTGACACGTCGATCGGCTGATCCGCAGCTCACGGCAGATATCGGCCAGCGACAGCCCGGTGCCGCCGTGCTCGGCCAGCAACTCGACGACGGCGATTACCCGGCTGGTCGGCGGCGAAGGGTCTTGACCCTGTGGTTCGGACCCGCCTAGCTTTAACGTCATATTTTCGGACAATACAACGAATATTCGACACCAGCGAGTTCAGGGCGGGAGGCACGCTCATGGCGGGGACCGATGTGATCATCGACGACCTTGTCTCACCTCGTCTCACCGCCACTCAGCGTCAGGTGCTCGATCATGTCGCCGGCTTGCGCATAGAGCTCGACCCCGACGCCCTCATCGCTGACGCGGTCGAGCGCACCGGCATGAGCGATTTCGGGCCCCTCGGATTCCGGTCGCGGCTCGACATGTACGCCGCGGCTGTCGATTCCGACTCCGGCAACACCAACCTCAACCGGCTGATCCTGCGGAACCGGATAGTGCGGCTGTTGAGCGCGCGCCTGCTACTCGTCGATCTGCTACGGCGATATCCAGAGATCCACGAGATCCAGATAGAGCAGCCGATCATCGTCGTTGGGTTACCGCGGTCGGGAACCACCCATCTGGTCAACCTGATCGCCGCCGACTCGCGGCGTCGCGCGTTGCCGTATTGGGAGAGCCAGGAGCCGTTTCCCCTGCGCGGCGAGGGGCCTGGCGTGGATGGGATGGATCCGAGGTATGCCCGATGCGCGGCCGAGTACGAGACGTCAAAAGCCATGACGCCGTTGATGGAGACGATGCACGATCGCTTTCCCGAAGCCATCGAGGAGGAGATCGAACTCCTGGATCTCGATTTCGCGAGCTATGTGCTGGAATGGCACGCCCGGGTGCCGCGCTGGCGCGACTACTATCTCGGGCTGGACCAGGACGAGCACTATGCGTTTCTGCGTACGGTCCTCAAGGCGCTGACGTTCCTGCGTGGCCCGCGCCGATGGGTACTCAAATCGCCGCAGCACGCCGAACAGCTCGGGCCACTGATCCGCACCTTCCCCGATGCGACGGTCGCGTTCACCCATCGTGATCCGGTGGCCGTCATCCAGTCGGCGGTGACGATGCTGGCCTACGGGGACCGCATGCGCCGCACGGACATCGATCCGGGAGGCCTTGTCGACTACTGGGTCGACCGCATCGAGCGGCTGCTTCGCGCCTGCGTGCGAGACCGCGAAGTCATCGGGGACGACCGCAGCGTCGACATCCGGTTCCACGAACTGGGCGGCAACGAGATGAGAATCCTTGAGCGACTCTATGACCTCAACGGTGAGGACCTGCCCCCCGGGGCCAGGGCGGCGCTGCAGCGCTATCTCGATGAAAATCCGCGCGGCAAACATGGCCGTATGCGCTATGACCTGAGACGAGACTTCGACCGCTCGCCTGACGAAATCCGTTCTCGCTTCGACTTCTACTTCGAGCGGTTCGATGTGAAGGAGGAGGCGTGACTATCTACGAACCGATCTATCGCACCCGTCCCGGCGCCGATGCGATCGCCGGTGCCGACGCACCCGCGGCGCAGGAGGTGTCTGCAGGCGTGTGGATGTCGCCCGGCCTGTCCAACTCCTACCTGCTGGCGACCCCCGACGGCCGCATCGTCGTCAACACCGGTATGGGGTTCGAGGGCCCGGTCCACCGTGCGAACTACGACGCGGTCGACACATCCCCAATTCGGTACGTCATCCTCACCCAGGGCCATTACGACCACGTCGGTGGTACGGACGTCTTCATCGAGCCTGGCACCGATGTTGTCGCCCAGGCCAACTGGGAGACATGGCGACGCGACAACGAGCTGTTGGCGCCCTTCAGGGTGGCGAACTCCGCCTTCGCGTTCGCCGACACCGTTGCGAGCGCGATCGCCAACGCCACCGCACGCACAGGTACCGCACCGGCCCCGCAGAGCGTTCCCACTCCCACGATCGTCGTGGATGACGAGCTCCAAATCACCCTTGGCGGGCGCCACCTCGAGCTGTACGCCACCCCGGGAGGGGAAACGACCGACAGCCTCGTGATCTGGCTGCCCGAGGAACGGGTGTGCCTGTGCGGCAACGTCTTCGGTGCGCTATTCGGCCATATCCCGAATCTCGTGACGATGCGGGGTGACCGTTATCGAGACGCGTTGACCGTGATCGAATCGATCGAGAAGGTTCGCGGCCTCGATGCCGAGGTACTCCTCACCGGCCACTTCGGACCCATCAACGGCCGAGAGCGCATCCGCGCCGAGCTCACCAGATTGCGGGACGCGGTGGCCTACATCCATGATCAGACCGTCGCGGGCATGAACGCCGGCAAGGACGTACACACACTGATGCGGGAGATCACGTTGCCGCCGGAGTTGGAAGTGGGCGAGGGCTACGGGATGGTGCGCTGGAACGTGCGCGCCGTGTGGGAGAGCTACGCCGGTTGGTTCCATCACCGCTCCACCACGGAGTTGTATCCCTCTGCGCCGGCGTCCATCTCGTCCGACCTGGTCGAGCTGGCAGGCGCGGAGGCGATCGTGCGTCGGGCGCAGGCGCTGCTCGCGGCCGAAGATCCCCTACGAGCGATTCGTCTCGCCGAGATCGTCAACCAGACCCAGCCAGACAACGCGGCCAAAAGGGTGTTGATCGCCGCCCACGAACGGTTGCTGAAGGCGAGTACCAACTTCTGGGAGGCTGCCTGGCTCCGCAAGCAGATCGCCGAGCTGTCCGCATGAACGGGCTGCGGTTCGATTTCACCGGAAGCACCGCTCTGGTCACCGGCGGCACCAGCGGAATCGGCCACGCCACAGCGGCATTGCTGCGAGACAGCGGCGCGCAGGTGACGGTCACCGGTACGAAGCAGGGGCCCGAGGACTACGACGTGGACCTCGACGGCATGTCGTACCGCCAGCTGGCAATGACCGATGCCGAGGGCGTCGGCGCGCTGGCCGCGTCGATCGCCGAGTTGGACATCCTGATCAACAACGCGGGCGGCACTTTTCCCGGCGGACTGGACGAAGCGACTGTTGACGGGTATGCGGCGTCGGTCGACCTGAACCTGCTGGCTCCGTTCCGGCTGACCACCGCGTGCCACGATGCTCTGAAGAAGTCGCGGGCGGTCGGAGGGGCGAGCGTCGTCATGCTCGCGTCGATGGCGGCAATCCGCGCCGTACCGATCGTGCCCGGATATGGCTCGGCGAAGGCGAGTGTGCTGTCCCTGACGCGCAACCTCGCGGTGCGATGGGCGGGCGACGGCATCCGAGTCAACGCAGTCGTGCCCGGCGTCGTCGCCACCCGGATGACGGCCGCGATGGATTACGCCCCCGAAGTCAAACAACAACAACTCGACCATATTCCGTTCGGCAGGTTCGCAGAGCCGGCCGAGATCGCCGGCCCGATCCTGTTCCTGTGCAGCGAAAGCGCTTCGTACTGCACAGGATCGGCGATGGTGATTGACGGCGGCTACAGCGTGGTATAGGAGGCGGCAGCAGATGAAGGCTTCAATCGTCACGGGACCCGGCGAAACAAATGTCGTCGAGGCGCCCACGCCGGCGGCCGGACCCGACGACGTCCTGGTCGAGATGCGGGCCTGCGGCATCTGTGGTTCCGATCTGTTCTACATTGCCGCGGGCGGGTTGCCGCCGCGTCAGGGCAGCATGCCGCTCGGTCACGAACCCGCCGGCGTGGTCATCGACGTCGGCGCCGCCGTCACG
This window harbors:
- a CDS encoding ferredoxin, with the protein product MGTRTDNRLQDSPLVPVDCRNCGARVLVRKSSWEQTSVQWDADAMASCPELREAEALKHHGCGLVLACAALRESIENAARRGSVPILDEIVD
- a CDS encoding helix-turn-helix domain-containing protein; protein product: MTLKLGGSEPQGQDPSPPTSRVIAVVELLAEHGGTGLSLADICRELRISRSTCHAILLTMCARRWALRDPLSGRYSVGPALAALSRLPASLPQTLREPLHRLCVSIDMPVCISEVNAESILVVDSVAPGGARPSVASGLRLPFVAPFGREFVAWAAADERKAWVDRAGPVNDVFRARISKVLKEIRRRGYGIERLSDPLLRVYTAMQALDTGSAPDAVSTRLAGAVADLTVVDLLPDELDDAAQYPLATISAPIFDTTDAVVMSVSAQPYRRLGAGAVRDIGAQVLAFAEAVRPLVSQHAGSTR
- a CDS encoding sulfotransferase family protein; protein product: MAGTDVIIDDLVSPRLTATQRQVLDHVAGLRIELDPDALIADAVERTGMSDFGPLGFRSRLDMYAAAVDSDSGNTNLNRLILRNRIVRLLSARLLLVDLLRRYPEIHEIQIEQPIIVVGLPRSGTTHLVNLIAADSRRRALPYWESQEPFPLRGEGPGVDGMDPRYARCAAEYETSKAMTPLMETMHDRFPEAIEEEIELLDLDFASYVLEWHARVPRWRDYYLGLDQDEHYAFLRTVLKALTFLRGPRRWVLKSPQHAEQLGPLIRTFPDATVAFTHRDPVAVIQSAVTMLAYGDRMRRTDIDPGGLVDYWVDRIERLLRACVRDREVIGDDRSVDIRFHELGGNEMRILERLYDLNGEDLPPGARAALQRYLDENPRGKHGRMRYDLRRDFDRSPDEIRSRFDFYFERFDVKEEA
- a CDS encoding MBL fold metallo-hydrolase, translated to MYEPIYRTRPGADAIAGADAPAAQEVSAGVWMSPGLSNSYLLATPDGRIVVNTGMGFEGPVHRANYDAVDTSPIRYVILTQGHYDHVGGTDVFIEPGTDVVAQANWETWRRDNELLAPFRVANSAFAFADTVASAIANATARTGTAPAPQSVPTPTIVVDDELQITLGGRHLELYATPGGETTDSLVIWLPEERVCLCGNVFGALFGHIPNLVTMRGDRYRDALTVIESIEKVRGLDAEVLLTGHFGPINGRERIRAELTRLRDAVAYIHDQTVAGMNAGKDVHTLMREITLPPELEVGEGYGMVRWNVRAVWESYAGWFHHRSTTELYPSAPASISSDLVELAGAEAIVRRAQALLAAEDPLRAIRLAEIVNQTQPDNAAKRVLIAAHERLLKASTNFWEAAWLRKQIAELSA
- a CDS encoding SDR family NAD(P)-dependent oxidoreductase, whose protein sequence is MNGLRFDFTGSTALVTGGTSGIGHATAALLRDSGAQVTVTGTKQGPEDYDVDLDGMSYRQLAMTDAEGVGALAASIAELDILINNAGGTFPGGLDEATVDGYAASVDLNLLAPFRLTTACHDALKKSRAVGGASVVMLASMAAIRAVPIVPGYGSAKASVLSLTRNLAVRWAGDGIRVNAVVPGVVATRMTAAMDYAPEVKQQQLDHIPFGRFAEPAEIAGPILFLCSESASYCTGSAMVIDGGYSVV